The following DNA comes from Chitinophaga nivalis.
GCGGTACGCCGTTGGCATCGTAATAATGTTGCAGGAACTCCATTTTCATCTTAGCCATGTCCACATTGGAAGGACATTCCGACTTACAACCCTTGCAGGCCAGACAAAGGTCCAGTACCTCATAGATTTCCTGGTGATCGAAGCGGTTTTCTTTGGTGGAATGGGTCAGAAACTCCCGCAGGATGTTGGCCCGGGCCCGGGTCGTATCTTTTTCATTACGGGTAGCCATGTAGCTGGGGCACATGGTACCGCCGCTCAGCTGTGTTTTGCGGCAGTCGCCGGAACCGTTGCATTGTTCCGCATGCTGCAACATGGTTTGCTCCGGGAAATGAAAAATAGTGTTGAGGGCCGGGGTTTTCTGTCCGGGTGTATACCGCAGCATACTGTTCATAGACGGGGTGTCTACGATTTTGTTGGGATTGAAAATATTTTCCGGGTCCCAGGTATATTTGATCTGCCGCAGCAGTTCATAGTTCTTTTCACCTACCATCTGGCGGATGAACTCTCCGCGTAACCTGCCATCGCCATGTTCACCGCTGAGGGAGCCATGGTATTTTTTTACCAGCGTGGCAATTTCTTCCGCGATTTTGCGGAACAACAGGTTGCCGGCTTCTGTTTTCAGGTTGATGATCGGACGCAGATGTATTTCACCACTGCCGGCATGTGCGTAATGCACCGCATACAGGTTATACTGTTTCAGGATATCGTTGAAATCGCGGATAAATGCCGGGAGGTCTTCTACCGCTACAGCAGTATCTTCAATCACGGGTACTGCCTTCTCATCACCGGGCAGGTTACTGAGCAATCCCAGTCCGGCTTTACGCAGGGCCCATATTTTTTTGGTGTCGTCGCCAAAGAGCAGGGGGAAGTGATACCCCAGCCCGGCTGCCCGCAGGGTAGTTTCCAGCCGGCCGGCTATTTCCCGGATCTCATCGCGGGTCTCGCGACAAAACTCTACCACCAGGATCGCGCCGGGATCGCCTTGTACGAAGAAACGGTTTTTGCTTTGTTCAATATTGTCTTTGGTACATTCCAGGATGTAATGATCGATCAGCTCACTGGCGCTGGGTTTCAGTTCCATGGCCAGGATATTGGCACGGAGCGAGTCGTCGATAGTAGGGAAGTGGATGCACAGCAGGCCTGTTTCCTTGGGAGGCAGCGGGTCTACATGCAGCTTTATTTCTGTAATAAAAGCCAGGGTACCTTCGGAGCCGGCAATCAGCTTACAGAAGTTGAATGCCTCCATACCGGCCGTGAAGGGCGCTGTTTCCAGGAGCAGGTCTACCGCATAGCCGGTGTTGCGGCGCGGAATACTTTTCTTGGGAAACTCTTTCCGGATCTCATGTTGGTAGCTGTGGTTGCCCAATGCGGTACGGATCTGTTTATAGATGCGTGTTTCCAGGGTATCGGGGCCTTCGCATTTCTGATGGAAGGCTTCCGTGTCGAGGGTGCCGAAGGTCACTTCTTCGCCGTTGCTCAACAGGGCTTTTACTTCCAGCAGGTGTTCGCGGGTGCTGCCATATACGACTGAGTTGGAGCCGCAGGAGTTGTTGCCCACCATACCACCTATCATGGCGCGGTTGGCGGTAGAGGTCTCCGGCCCAAAGTACAGGCCATGTGGTTTGAGGAATAGATTGAGTTCATCCCGGATGACGCCGGGCTGCACCCGTACCCAGTTTTCCTGTGTATTGAGTTCCAGTATATGAGTGAACGTACGCGATACGTCGGTAATGATACCATTGCCCACCACCTGACCCGCCAGCGATGTGCCGGCAGTACGGGGAATGAGCGACGTTTTATGGTCACACGCGAAGCGAATCAGTCTTTTCAGGTCACCCACATGTTGCGGGATCGCTACTGCCAGCGGCATTTCACGGTATGCCGACGCATCGGTGGCATAAAGTGTTCGCATGGTGTCATCTGTATAAAGCGTGCCTTCCAGTTCCTGGGCCAATTGCTCTAGCTTGTCGCGCATCATGTATTACCGGTTTTGAGAAGGCGAAATTAATATTTCAGACTGTTTTTTTTATGCCTTGTAATGGAATCGTCAAAAAAAGCGTCATGATTTTACAAATTGCGGCTTTTTTATCTGCAAACCACAAACCTTGTCCAGCCGGTCTGCCAGGTAAAGTGCGAGGTCCGGAGAAAGGGCTTCATCATGCATATGCATAAAAAAATAAACTTCTTTTAAGCCGTTATCCAGCCAGTAACGGATACGATTGGCCCAGTCGTCGATACGGGTATAGTCACTGGGATGTAAACTGTTGCCCACAAAACGGATAAATATTTTGGGAATGGTGAGGTGCATGTGGGCACAATCTCTTCTGCCGGCGGTGTCGGTAATGACGGCGCCTATCTTCAGCTGTTGCAGTGTTTCAAAGAATTCCTGGCGGATGGCTTCATCTGCAAACCATTGCGGATGCCGTACTTCTACAAAAAACTGGAGGTCTGCCGGCAGCGTGGCCAGGTATTCGTATAGGTTTGCCCGTTTGGCCGGTGAGTAGCGGTCGCTCAGCTGCAGGAAGATAGGCCCCAGGTGCGGACCGAATGCCAGTACGCCTTCCAGGAAGGCGGTGGTCAGGTCGCCGGCACTTATCAGATTGCTGTAATGACTGATCCGTTGTGGTACTTTAGGACAAAACCGGAAGGTCATACCGGCGGCACGGGCATCCCAGCCGGCAATGGTATCCGGACCATAAATCTGGTAATGGGTGGCGTTGAGTTCTATGCTGTTGAAATGATGTACGTATTCATCCAGGAAAGCCTTTTCTTTGGTGCCCGGAGGATATATCTTACCAATCCATTCCTTGCGCCCCCACTTGGCGCATCCCATAAAGGCGAGTGATTTTTTCAACCGTTTCTTTTTCAGTACCAGCCGGTTGAACAACGGTTCGGCAGGTAGTTTGAAATCAATTGTTTCCAGTTCAGCAGGAGTAACGCGGCCAAAGTCCATAAGAGCAGATTTTACATGACAATCCGGCGAAGCGGTAGGAAAGAATAAACTGATCACAAAGATAAGAAAACCAGCAGGGGAATAGGGCTGTTTAAAAAAGCAGCAAGCAGGAAATAAAAATGAATAATCCCTTTGATTTGTTATTTTTCCAAGGTAACTTAATAAAGATTATCAATTATTTAGCATGGAGATTTTACACGTCAGCGCGGAATGTTACCCGGTAGCCAAAGTCGGGGGATTAGGGGATGTAGTCGGTGCTTTGCCCAAATACCAACATGAGTTGGGCAGCATTGCAAAAGTAGTTTTGCCGGCTTACCGGACAAAGTTTTATGATACACATGAATTTGATGTGGTACACCAGGCCGGGATGTGGCTGGGCCACGACTGGTACCACTTCAACGTGTTGAAGGAACGGCACAATGCACTGGGTTTCGACCTGTACCTGGTAGACATCCCTGGTTTACTGGACACGCCGGGCGTATACGGTTACGCGAATGATACAGAACGTTTCCTGGCTTTTCAGATTGCCGTGCTGGACTGGATCAATGAATGGCAGCACCAACCGGATGTGATCCATTGCCACGATCATCATACCGGATTAATTCCTTTTTTATTAAGCTACGGTTATAAATATACCCGCCTCAAAGAAGTGGCGTCTGTGCTTACAATCCATAATGCCCAGTACCAGGGACAGTTTGGATGGGACAAGCTCTACCTGATTCCTGCTTTCGATTTGTGGAAGTCGGGGTTGCTGGATTGGGGCGGCGCTATCAATCCGCTGGCGGCAGGTATCAAATGTGCGTGGCGGGTGACCACGGTTTCACCCGGATACCTGGAAGAGTTGTTCTCCAATGCCAACGGACTGGAAAGTCTCATCAGCCACGAGCGGGCCAAAACCAGCGGCATCGTCAACGGTATTGATACAGCGGTATGGGATACAACTACGGATCCCATGATACCACAACATTATGACCGGGATACGGTGCTGGAAGGTAAGGCGGAAAACAAAAAGCAACTGTGTGAACGCTTTGGGCTGGATACGTCGTTGCCGCTGATATCCTTTATTGGCCGGCTGGTAAGTGACAAAGGGGCCGATCTGCTGCCGGAAATCATCAGTCGTTCCCTGCACGAACTGCCTGGCGAGGTGAACTTCCTCGTATTGGGTAGTGGGGAACCACATGTGGAATGGTCACTACAACAAACCCGTAATGTGGTAAGCTATGGATTTAACCTGCATATCGGATATAATGAAGCCCTGTCGCACCTGATATATGCAGGTAGCGATTTTTTACTGATGCCTTCTCGGGTAGAGCCCTGTGGGCTTAACCAGCTGTATGCCCTGCGGTATGGTACCGTACCGATGGTACGGAGTACCGGCGGATTAAAGGATACGGTGGTCGATTTTGGCGATAAAGAAGGGGTAGGTATCCGCTTTAATCAACCTGCGGTATGGGATGTGGGCGATGCCATAAAAAGAGCCGTGGCCTTGTATCATAATACTGCGCACCTGCAGGAAGTGCGGCTGCGGGGAATGCAAACAGACCATTCCTGGGGAACTTCTGCCCAACGCTACCTGGACGTATACACGGGGATGAAATATTGATGGCTGCCTGGCCTGCGGTTATGCCGCTGTATCCGGATCAGGAAAAAAATGGTAGGCAATATGCCGGACAATGAAAATATATGCACGATGAACTTTAAAAACCAATTCCCATTATGACAAATGATGTAATATCTGTGATACTTGGAGGGGGAGCAGGCACCCGCCTTTATCCACTCACCCGCCGCCGCTCCAAGCCCGCTGTTCCGCTGGCCGGTAAATACAGACTGGTGGACATACCTATCTCCAACTGTTTGAATGCAGCACTGAACCGCATTTTCGTACTTACCCAGTATAACTCTGCTTCCCTGAATAAACACATCAAAAACGCTTACCATTTCAGCAACTTTGATAAAGGATTCGTGGACATCCTGGCGGCAGAACAAACGCCGGATAATCCCACCTGGTACCAGGGTACTGCAGATGCAGTCAGACAATGCCTGCATCACATGGAGAATTTTGAATTTGAATACGTACTGATATTATCCGGAGATCAGCTCTATCAGATGGATTTCAGAGAGATGATCCGCCACCATATAGATACCGGCGCAGAAATATCCATTGCCACTATTCCGGTGAGTGCAAAAGAGGCCTCGGATTTTGGTATACTGAAAACCAATGAAGCCGGAGAAATTGTATCTTTTACGGAAAAGCCGTCGCAGGAAGTATTGCCCCCGTGGGCATCGGAGGTAAGCGACGAGATGAAAGCCGCAGGGCGTATTTACCTGGCCAGTATGGGTATTTATGTCTTCTCCAGAGAGGTATTGTTCCGCATGCTGCAGGATCAGCCGGAAGCCGCTGATTTCGGCAAACAACTGATCCCCGACGCCATTGAGGGGCAGCGGCGGGTATTCAGCTATCAATACGAAGGCTACTGGACCGATATTGGTAACATCCCTTCTTTTTTTGAAGCGAACATAGGTCTCACAGATGATATACCTTTGTTTAATCTTTTCAATGAATCCCAGACGATCTATTCAAGAGCCCGGATGTTACCGCCTGCAAAAATTTCCGGCCAGATGGAAAAAACAATGATTGCAGATGGCTGCATCATTATGGCCGACCGGCTGGAACGTTGTGTGGTGGGGATCCGTACCCGGGTTGGCAAAGGAACCGTGATCACCAACTGTTATATTATGGGAAGTGATTATTATCAGACCCTGGATGAAATAGAAAAAGCTAAAAGACTGGGACACCCGCCCATGGGGATCGGTGAAAACTGCAGTATCCATTATGCAATTATTGATAAGAACTGTAGTATCGGAAACGGCGTACATATTAGTGGAGGAAAACACCTGGCGGATGGCGACTTTGAAAAATACACCGTAAAAGACGGCATTGTTGTTGTCAAAAAGGGAGTGGTACTGGAAGACGGATTTAGTATCTAACAAAATATACACCATGCGTTTGCCTATTGAGCGGAAAAGTACAAAGATTTACCCCGATCTGAAACGGGTAGTAGCCCGGTTCTTTTTTAACGGAGAAGCCAGAGCAAAGTCGATCATACAGCTGGTTGCTGCGATGAGTGACACGGAAGTGGACATAACGATCATGCCTATACTAAGAGAGTTCTCCCGCCGTCACCGCAACATTACCCGCATCTTCGAACGGCATGCGGATCGGCTCCGGCACCTGTTTCCCGCGTTGCAGATCGAGTACGACGGACTTTCCCTCAAGCGGAAACTACTCACCGGGTCCTATTTTACCAATGAGTATTCGATTGAGTCGGCGGCATTTTTTAATCCGTCGCTGATTGAAGATGTGGACCAGAGCGGATTGGAAGAAGGCGAAAAAAGGGTGATCATGAGTTTCCGGGCAGTAGGGGAAGGGCACGTATCTTCCATTGCATTCCGCAGCGGGTTGATTGATAAAAACAATCAGATTACCCTCATACCTGCCGGCAATTACGTGGATGAAGCAGAAATTATCCGTAATTCCATCTACCAGAAAGATATCTTTTTCCAGAATGCAGTATCTATCAAACTGCCGGACTCCGTGATGAAGGAAGTGCAGAACAGTTTACCGGACCAGTTTGAGTACCTGGCGCTGAAGAAAGTGATCCGCGAAATGCAACAAAGGTATCAGGTAGATCATCTGCTGAAAAAAGCCCTGGAAAGAATCCTGTGGCTGGCAGACTCTTATTATGAACTGAATTTCTCACTGGATACCGATTTGTCGGACCGGGTTATTTTTCCTTATTCAGATGCGGAAAGCCGGGGTATTGAAGATGCCCGGTTTGTGAAGTTTGTGGGGGAAGATGGAGATGTTACCTATTATGCTACCTATACAGCCTACGATGGTATTACCATTCAGCCCAAATTGCTGCAAACGGAAGACTTCTACAACTTCAAAATCCTGCCCCTGTATGGAGAAGGTGCCCAGAACAAAAACCTGGCGCTCTTTCCCCGTAAGATAAAAGGTAAATACGTGATGATTTCCCGGATAGATGGTATCAACGGCTACATCATGTATTCTGATAAAATCAACATTTGGGAGAATCCCCGGATATTGCAAACCCCGAAATACGCATGGGAATTTGTACAGGTAGGAAACTGCGGCTCCCCGATTGAAACCGCAGAAGGCTGGCTGGTGATCACACATGGCGTGGGGCCAATGCGTACCTACTGCATTGGCGCTAGTTTGCTGGACCTCGATGATCCCGGCCGGGAAATAGGCCGCCTGCGGGAGCCTCTGCTCATGCCCAATAAAGATGAAAGAGAAGGATATGTACCCAATGTATTATACTCCTGTGGTTCTCTTATTCATAATGATGAACTGATCATCCCCTATGGTTTGTCGGACTACGCTTCCGGCTTTGCCACCGTAAATCTGGAAAAACTCCTCGCCCAGATAAAAGCAGATGGTATGTAAATAGTGGTTATGATAAAGCAGATTTTTTTCAGGAAGATATACACGGGTATATCTTCCTGAAAAAAATCCGGATAAGGCGTTACAGCTGTTGATATAAATACAGGTAGGCCTGCGTCATTTTCTCCTGGCTGAAATTGGCCATCGCATGTACATGACAGGCGTGCCGGCTGATCAGCGGTATATCCGCCACGCGGGCGGCGGCTTCCGCTACATCATGGGTCAGAAATCCGGTTTGCCCATCGAGGATCAGTTCAGGCATAGATCCCCTGTTAAAGGCGATCACCGGTGTGCCGCATAACATCGCTTCCGCTACACTCAGGCCAAATGGCTCTTCAAAACTAATAGGATGTAACAACGCACTGGCGCCACCCAGCAAGGTACTCCGTTGGTGGCCACCTACTGCGCCTATGAAGCGGATCTGCTCCTGATCAATATAAGGCTGTACTTTCTCCCGGTAATAGGCTTCATCCTGAATGATACCAGCCATAATCAGCTGGCGGCCGGTTTGCAAAGCAATCTGTATAGCCTCCCAGGCGCCTTTATGCGGATGTATGCGGCCATAAAATAACAGGTAATCATCCGGTGGCGTTGCCAGATAAGGAAAGTCGGCCGTGTGGATACCATTGTAAATGGTGGCCTTGTAATGGAGCGTGGGATGCCGGTTGGCGTGGCTGATGGCTACATAATGACAAACATCATTGTACCGTTGGTAAACAGGCAGTATCTTTTCGGAAGAAAACCCATGAATAGTGGTTACCATCGGGGTTTTCACAAGTCGCGACCAGGTGAGGGGCAGAAAGTCGAAATGATTATGGATGATATCAAAGTCGCGGGCTTGTTCCATCAGGTAACTGATATGCATACATTCGGTTACTTTGGCATCGGCATCCGGGTCGGTGGCATATCCTTTTTCACAGATAGCTGCCAGCTTACCGGCAGTGAGGGAATCGGCAGTGGCAAAAAGGGTGACGTCCTGTCCGGCAGCTACCAGCCCTTCGGTAAGATTGGAAGCCATCTGTTCCCAGGGGCCATAATGAACGGGCGGTGTGCGCCAGGCTACGGGAGCCAGTATCGCTATTTTCATGTAGTGATTGATTTTAAGTGGGGTGTGGTCATGTTGTATGCAAAGGGGAAGCCAGTTTACCATACATCCCAGCAAAACGTCAGATTATCAATAATCCGGCAACCAAACTATGCAATAACAAATAAACTTAACTAACTTCGTACATTTATAAGTTTCGATGTATTGGCACTACATCCGCTGTTGATAATAATTGGTAAATTTGTAATTCGCAACACTATATGCTGGAGTATATTCCTTACGGGAAAACTGGTTACTTTAACCAGCTGGTAACAGATTTTTTAGCAGAACATCCGCAGATACGACCATTTTATACTTACTCCCCTGTACATCCTGATTTTGACGCAGCGATCCGGGCCCGTCAGCAGTTCGATACGCCCCGTGCTGCCCTGGTAGCAGCCCTGGAGCAGCAATATGCGCCCCTGGAACCGGTACAACCTGTACAGGACAACATCCGGGCGTTACTGGAACCCACAACCTTCACAGTATGCACAGCACATCAGCCCAATATTTTTACCGGCTACCTGTATTTTGTATATAAGATCCTGCAAACGATCCGGCTTTGTACCACGCTGAAAGCGCAATATCCGCAATATAACTTTGTACCTGTCTATTATATGGGCAGTGAAGATAATGACCTGGAAGAACTGGGCAGTATTTACCTGGAAGGCAAAACGCTGACCTGGCAGGCCGGACAGGAGGGTGCGGTAGGCCGCATGCAAACGGCCGGACTGGAGCAGCTGATTAAACAAGTGAAAGACACATTGGGGTATGCACCCCATGCTGTGGAGTTGATTACGCTGCTGGAGCAGGCCTATCTGGGGCACAGTAATATTCAGGATGCCACGTTGTACCTGGTACATGCTTTATTCAGCCGTTATGGCCTGGTAGTAGTGGTGCCGGATAATGCCGCCCTGAAACGTTTATACATCCCCGTTATGAAGGATGAGTTGTTTCAGCAGGCGTCTCATCAACTGGTGAAGCATACCCTGGATAAATTATCCGTACACTATAAAGTACAGGCGAATCCGCGGGAAATCAACCTGTTTTATTTACAGGATGGCCTGCGCGAACGTATTGTACAGGAAGGGGATGAATGGAAAGTATTGCATACCAAACATAGCTTTACGGCGGCGGCTTTGGAAGCAGAGCTGGAAGCGCATCCGGAAAGATTCAGTCCCAATGTGATCCTGCGCGGGATGTTCCAGGAAACCATATTGCCCAACATTGCCTTTATCGGTGGTGGCGGTGAAATTGCTTACTGGATGGAGTTACAGGAGTTATTTGCCCATTATAAAGTGCCATACCCGATCTTGTTGCTGCGTAATTCTTTGTTGCTGGCAGATGACATCTCTGTACAGCGGATGCAGAAACTGGGTATTGCGTTACCTGAATTATTTAAGCCCACCGAAGATATCGTCAATGATTATGTAAAGCATCATACCAATACTTCATTAGTATTGAAAGATGAATATGCCGCTATTGAACAGCTCTTCGATGAGCTGGAAGCCAAAGCGCGTAATATTGATGTCACGCTGGTAGCTACGACCGGTTCTGAGCGGAAGAAAGCGTTGAAGTCTATCGGTAAGCTGGAACATAAGTTCCTGCGGGCAGAGAAGAAAAAATTTGCGTGGCAGACAGACCAGATCCGGCAGGTGAAAAGCCGGTTGTTTCCGGCGGGTTCACTCCAGGAGCGTAAGGAAAACTTCCTGCCCTGGTATGCCCAGGAAGGTCCGGCCTTCTTCGACCGTATCCTGGCTGCTATCAATCCGGTGACGGATCAATTGACCATACTCACCGGCGCATAGAAAATATCACCCAATAAAAAACGCCCCGCAAATCCTGCGGGGCGTTTTTTTTATGCTTTGCCAGCTGCCTTGCTCATGTCTTTCATAAGAGAGAAGATAGCCGTGAGCTGATCGTGTACCTGTTTTGTTTCCAGCATTTCGTCGCGGGTAGGCGTGGCGCCTTTGCCTTCATTGATTTCCTGTTGTCTTAAATGCACCAGGTTTTCGAGGTGGGCATCCAGGCGGTCGAAGGCGTGTACCGGTGGTGCCGGCTGGGCCTGTGCCGCAGTACCGGGATCTATCATCAGGATGAGCTGATCCATGTAGTGCAGCAGGTAGTCCGTGATTTCCCGGTATTCAGGCCGGGGAAACTGTACGCCGTGATGCATGCTGTAAGCCGCCAGGGCAGCCGTATGCGACGTAAGGGTATGATTCAGTACCACCAGGTGATATACCCGGGAGGCATCTTTTTGTTTGCTTTTAGGTTCCGACAACATCCGTTGAAATGCCGACATCATATTGGCGGTAGCCACATAGGTGTCTTTCCGGGCCAGTTTGAAATCGGTCACCGGTACGGTTTCATTGGAGTAGGCGCGCAGTACCAGCTCAAAATATTTCCGGTTGGCCACCATCATCTTTTTCATGTAATCGGGTACAAAGTTATGCTCCCAGGTGGGCCACAGTACCATGTTGGCCACAAAGGCCAGGCCGCCGCCGATAAAGGTATCCAGCACCCGCTGGGTAACATTGTACAGGTCTGACGGATGCAGGAAGTGTAGCAGAAAAATGATAAAAGGGGTAACGAAAAACACACTCACCGTATATTGGAAGCTCATAAAGCTGTAGGCCCCCAGGATACACAGCAGCATGCTGATAAAGATCACGGTATCGTTATGGGTCAGGTACAGCAGTGCTGCCGCAAAGAGGGCGCCGGTAACGGTACCGATTAAACGCTGTATGCTGCGGGAGCGGGTAAGACCAAAGCCTGGCTTGAGGATTACCACAATGGTCAGCAGTATCCAGTATACCCGGTCCAGGTGCAGCACGGCGCCCAGCGTATAGCCGGTAACGGTAGCCAGACTTACCCGGATGGCATGCCGGAAGATGTGTGATTTGAACGTCAGGTTATCCCGGAATGTTTCCAGGTCGTATTTCTGGCGGGTAGTAAATTTAGACAGCTCCAGCTTAGGATCGATGGAGGCGTCTTTCAGGCGTTCCAGGCGTGTCAGCCGGTGCAGGTTATAGATACGCTGCGCCATGTCCTGCAGGTTTTGCAGGATGTTGGTGAGCGGAATGGTGCGCGTTCTTTCTTTCAGGGTAGGCAGTACCAGGGTGATATCGGCGATGGCTTTCTTCACCTTTTCCATATCGTATTTCAGGTTGGAACGAGGGAGGGAACGTTGTCCGGAAGCCACGGCCAGCCCGATGGTTTTTAATTCTTCTGTAAACTCCAGAATAAGGGCGTGAAATTTCTCGAGGATCTCCTGTCCTTTAAAATCCTTTTGCAGGGCATTATAGTCCGTTTGTGAGGCCATGATTTGTTCCTGCAGATCTACCATATCCAGGAATATCAGCACCATACTTTTGTTGATGCTGGTAGTACCCTGTTGGGCGGAACGTCTTTTCAGCAGCAGTTCACGAACGTGTTCCTGTTTCTCGTTTACTATTACCTGCTGTGCCAGCACGGCTTTGAAGTTCTGGGCTACATCCACACCAGGGGTGTAGAAGTTGGCGCGTACTTCCAGGTAGCGGGCTGTTTGCAGGATGCAATCACCGAGTGCCTGCTGTACATTCAGATAAGGCCGGATCTGCCAGAGAATCAGTGCCAGCACCGCATACCAGAGGCTACCCAGCAGTACCATAGACGAATGCAGGAGGGTGAGGGCAGGCGTTAACTGCGTTTCCCCGAGCATGGATACCATCACCAGCAGGGCGCCGGTACCAATGTTGCCGCCCCGGTTGCCGTATACCAGCATCATGGCAAATACAAAACAACACAGCAGTATCCAGATACCCATAGGTACCACATAGGGCATCAGGAGGCCAGTGCCCAGCGCAGTAAAAAAGATAAGAATGGTGCTGATGATAAGTCCGTTTCGTTTATGGACAATGGTGCCGGGTACGTCGCTGAGCGCCGTACACAGGGCGCCCATGGACATGGCAATGCCCAGGTCGAGTTTTCCGAATGCGGCAAATACAAGGGAGGGAACCACCACGCTGATGGTTGTGCGCAATCCGTTGCTGAAATGATAACTGTAAAGGAAACTTTTAATGTCGTTGATTCGC
Coding sequences within:
- a CDS encoding FUSC family protein, translating into MRTEQRINDIKSFLYSYHFSNGLRTTISVVVPSLVFAAFGKLDLGIAMSMGALCTALSDVPGTIVHKRNGLIISTILIFFTALGTGLLMPYVVPMGIWILLCCFVFAMMLVYGNRGGNIGTGALLVMVSMLGETQLTPALTLLHSSMVLLGSLWYAVLALILWQIRPYLNVQQALGDCILQTARYLEVRANFYTPGVDVAQNFKAVLAQQVIVNEKQEHVRELLLKRRSAQQGTTSINKSMVLIFLDMVDLQEQIMASQTDYNALQKDFKGQEILEKFHALILEFTEELKTIGLAVASGQRSLPRSNLKYDMEKVKKAIADITLVLPTLKERTRTIPLTNILQNLQDMAQRIYNLHRLTRLERLKDASIDPKLELSKFTTRQKYDLETFRDNLTFKSHIFRHAIRVSLATVTGYTLGAVLHLDRVYWILLTIVVILKPGFGLTRSRSIQRLIGTVTGALFAAALLYLTHNDTVIFISMLLCILGAYSFMSFQYTVSVFFVTPFIIFLLHFLHPSDLYNVTQRVLDTFIGGGLAFVANMVLWPTWEHNFVPDYMKKMMVANRKYFELVLRAYSNETVPVTDFKLARKDTYVATANMMSAFQRMLSEPKSKQKDASRVYHLVVLNHTLTSHTAALAAYSMHHGVQFPRPEYREITDYLLHYMDQLILMIDPGTAAQAQPAPPVHAFDRLDAHLENLVHLRQQEINEGKGATPTRDEMLETKQVHDQLTAIFSLMKDMSKAAGKA
- the bshC gene encoding bacillithiol biosynthesis cysteine-adding enzyme BshC codes for the protein MLEYIPYGKTGYFNQLVTDFLAEHPQIRPFYTYSPVHPDFDAAIRARQQFDTPRAALVAALEQQYAPLEPVQPVQDNIRALLEPTTFTVCTAHQPNIFTGYLYFVYKILQTIRLCTTLKAQYPQYNFVPVYYMGSEDNDLEELGSIYLEGKTLTWQAGQEGAVGRMQTAGLEQLIKQVKDTLGYAPHAVELITLLEQAYLGHSNIQDATLYLVHALFSRYGLVVVVPDNAALKRLYIPVMKDELFQQASHQLVKHTLDKLSVHYKVQANPREINLFYLQDGLRERIVQEGDEWKVLHTKHSFTAAALEAELEAHPERFSPNVILRGMFQETILPNIAFIGGGGEIAYWMELQELFAHYKVPYPILLLRNSLLLADDISVQRMQKLGIALPELFKPTEDIVNDYVKHHTNTSLVLKDEYAAIEQLFDELEAKARNIDVTLVATTGSERKKALKSIGKLEHKFLRAEKKKFAWQTDQIRQVKSRLFPAGSLQERKENFLPWYAQEGPAFFDRILAAINPVTDQLTILTGA